One Zingiber officinale cultivar Zhangliang chromosome 10B, Zo_v1.1, whole genome shotgun sequence genomic window, ttttttaatttttttacaatttgaaTTCATTAAACTTGGAAAAAAGGCGACTCAGAAGTACTCCACTTACTATAATTGACAATTAAGTGACTTGAGTTCTATCAGCAATGATGTGCCCTTGCATAGATCTAATTGGCAGGATGAGATCCAGGTAGGCAACCAAATAAGCTATCTGGGATATAGCTTGTTTTTTGTTTTACAACGGAGTAATTGATGCCTGATTTAATGTACTTTGCACTGGTTCATAATGCTTCACGAAGTCATCTATTTGATACCTGTGGAAACTATTTTGAATGATGATTGAGGAATTCCTAAAGATTGGCATTCCAATTTACTTTTTTGACCCTTTAAACAATTTGTTGTGAGAATTTCTACTTACGGTTTCAACAATCCGATTGACTGGTTTGACCCCTTGCAACAATTTGTTATGAATACTCTCAAGAATCCTTCCATCTTATACAATCCTGACTATTATGCTAAAGCTTTACTTATTGGCGGTACAATCTGTATAGGTTAAAAGTGAATTGCCCAGTACTTTCAAGGCATACCGGTACCAGCAGCATCGCTGGAGTTGTGGAGCTGCATACTTGTTCCGGAAAATGGCAATTGAGATATTAAAGGCCAAGGTATTTCTTGTGTTGATATAGGACTTTCAGTAACTTCTTCCTTTTGCTCATATCTGTTTGTTTCATGCCATGCAGGAAGTATCATTATGGAAGAAATTCCATCTAACATACAGTTTTTTCTTTGTAAGGAAGATTGTAACCCACTTAGTTACATTTTTTCTTTATTGCGTTGTGATCCCAACATCTGTTTTGGTTCCGGAAGCCACCATTCCAGCATGGGGAGTAGTGTATATACCTACTACAATTACCATTTTGAATGCCATAAGAAATCCAAGGTTGGTCTCATTTTGATTTAATCACAGCCCTTTGTTTCCTATCAATAATCTTTCATGCCATTCTTGCTTTGATTCTTATAACTCAGTCATTAATTCAAATGTGAAAGATGAATCATTCTCTTGAACATATTACTTAAATTCCAATCCGTCTGTTTATCTTCCTTGCACATGTATTAGGAGATCAAATTGCCTAGTTTTACTTGTGGCAGTTCCCTCCATCTTATTCCATTTTGGATCCTGTTTGAGAATGTCATGGCCATGCACCGGATGAAAGCAACTATAATTGGTCTATTGGAAGCTGGTACTTTTGACGAATGGATAGTCACGGATAAGCTGGGAGAGACCCTCAAGGATAAAACTAGAATCCCATTACTAGAAAAGGCATCAACCACTCTAAGCGACAGGTAATTAATCAATATGATGTCTGTAATTCATTTACTTTCCTTGACACTATAATTTACACAGCCTATTTGTTCACTTTTCACCCAGATTAAACTTGCCAGAACTCGGATTTgctgcctttctctttctttgtgCCTGCTACAATCTTGCCTATGGTCAAAACTACTACTATGGTTATATCTATGTTCAGGCGGTTGCATTCTTGGTTGTTGGCTGTGGCTATGTCGGAACCTTTATCACAAACCCGTAGCTTCTCCAATTGCAGATTTATATTTCTTGATGAAACTAAGGAACTAATGCTGCTGACCGCAAAACATTTATATAAAGCGATCCTAATCTGTTTAACATTGTTAATGGATGAAGCTCAGGGGAGTGCCTTCCACTGACATAATGACTTTGTACGAGAGTGAGTTTTTGGAGCTCtcattgtttctattattttaaaaagtttgaATTGCTCTGGTCCCGGAGGGTCATAAGTTTCTGTGTTGGGATTAAGCAGCAGAAATGGTTTAGATACAATAACTTCAACCGTTTGCTTGAAATTGTTTAACTGATTGCTTCGGAAGAACATTGGTGTCTCCAAGCTTCTTTAACAGTGTGTTTCGATAGAATTTGACATTGCGTCCTTGATTGTTTTTATGAACACACCTTATGTTGTAATGCCTTCTTTTGTACACTTCAAACATTACACTAAATTTATTCATTTTCAGTGTGAATCTTACTTTAAGTTGTATAATTAAGGCATTTCAATTTTCTGTAAAGCAAAatgcttttagttaattatttttattgaatTAAGCGGTACCCATTTGACTGAGTATTTAAATTTTCCGGTGGACATTGTTTGATCCAGAACTTTTGGTTGGGTTGGGCCGCTACGCGAGCCGCAGTTTGACGACGAAGTCTTTGTTCCCGTGACATGAAAGGTTAGCCTCCTAATTTAATACCAAGTTTATTAATAATTCTAATCCTACTATTTAATCTGTAGCCAACATCAATTGGGCAATCAATGCGCCATAACGAGAAATGAGCAAGGCTATGCACGTAAGCGATTCAACGCCTAGCATTCTCGTGTCTGAGTCGATTGTTTGACTATTGCGACACAGCGATAAGGTTCTTTGCTGTGTTCGATAGCGATTACGAAGGACTTATCTTTAAATGGGCGGGCGCCTGGGCGCATGCTCCTCTGACCTCTCAGGCGCCTCACCTCCTACCAAATCACTAAACCACCgagtaaaaaaattgaaaattcatcaaaaaaaaaaaaaatcgcagATCTTCTGGTAGTTCATAAAATTAAATCAGCAGCCAAATCGAACATGAAAAAGACGAAAATAGTGTAATAGAAATATAGAATGCCCTTTTTGTTTATGATATAATATTTGCTAGGGTGGAGAATTCAAATCTTGGAAGGTGAGAACAGACTATAAAAGGCTTCGTGTCCACTTTGACTAGCAGTACGAGGTGGAGTTATTTCGAGATGATATTAACACATAAGATATATTGTATCATTatgaaatttgaaattcaaatttcaataaaattaaaataaatatctctttttatatgtgctagtcattattatTTGAGAGATTAGTAACCGCCCATTCAGACATATCTCTCTGTCTGCTTCTTTCTCCCTTCGGCATCTCTTGCTTTAActtcaatatctgtccgtgctaaacaccttcgaccgccatgtcatcgccgggcccgtattcaccgtgatttactccctctcatactcgtggggcaggggtgagggggccgctgggcggcgggacccgccttttgcaACTTGTTTCAGTTTTCACCGAGGAAAAGACTCCCCAGACGTCTTGCTGCTGGCACCGACGAcgcggagagagagagaggatttGGGAAGTGAAAGAATTAGATTTTGGTCTCTCGACAACCGGAAGGAAGATATATATTTTCTGCTGCAGATCGAATCCGATCGCCGGAGTAGATTCGCCCACCGCTGACGTGCTTGGTGTCAGCCCCTCAGCCACCGAAGCTGAGATCAAGAAGGTCTACTACGTGAAGGTTAGTTTCTCTTCCTTTTTATTTGCCTTTCTGGATTATTCAGTTTCACAGTCCCTCGAACTCCCTTTTTCTGCAGCGGCCTCCTTTTAAGTATCTGCTACTCCGGTTCCCTTGTCCCTTCTTtcttcgggggggggggggggtggaatCGTTTTTGTGGCAACCAGAATTTATTCGTGAATTATTTTGAATTCTCTGATTGTGAGTTGTCAACGGATCGCAAAAATTTTCGAGCTTCCAGTAGACCAGCCCTGTTCTGTTCTGTACTTCTCtgtcttctcttctctttgttcCATATTTCGGGTGGAGTGAACTCTAGTGAAGCGTCTTTGCACGCTTTGAGTTAAATACATGTTGCAACATTAGCTTATTTGAGTTAAATACCAAAATGTTCCTGTTGAGATTGTCATGCATCTAGAAGGGGATGAATAAATTGCAATTTGTAAATACAAATTCGTTTGGAATGCTCTTGCAAATGCAATACCTTAATAACACAATGCAAACATTTGGTCCTCCCTTGATTTATCTGGACTTCCACCTGCTAGGAGCATACTCTCCAAGACTTGTTGGGACTCCTACCCTCCTGGAGTTTACTTTCCGGGGATTTCATGCCAAGCATCTTTTCTCCTTTACTCGCTGAGACTTCTACCCATCAAACTAGCCAAATGATACCCTGTATCTGCAAATATCTCAACATGTGACATAAGTAAGAATATTTTATCAATTTTGTTTAACATGAAACCACATTAAAATTAACCCACTCAAGTATGACTGCATCAACAACCTTCCCCAGTCAAGCTCTCTATggatcaattgcaccaacaatactccgtctttaataataataataataataataatagcatCCACATCAGTTACTCTATCCAAAGAGTTTACCCTAAATTTTGGATAATATAGCTAAAAAACCTTTGCAtcctatccattccctaaatttaacaTTTATGAAtaatacttctctaaatttagggaataaatTTCATTCACTAAATAttattgagaagagagaaaaaaataggaAAGCTGATATATGGTATAATGAAAagtggatatctaaatttaataaagtaactttttttatcctaaattatgcattttggaTAAGGAAGCTGGTGTGGACGCTCTTAAAAGATTATACTAGATGATGGGCTTCCTTTTGTGCTATTAAcggtttttttttcttcctcttgtttgaCATATCGTGTGCTTCTATGCTATGGAATATCATGGTTTCTTAAAAGGTTCAGAATAGCTAATAACATTGAAAAATGAGATGAAAACTCAAAATTTTAGTTTGGAATTTTATTGTTGATGACAATTCATGAGATAAGTGTTGGAttcggagcgcagcggaagatatatattgaatcatggatctttcgtggtacatatagttttacataaaataatataaaacatacctcgagtcctcgataggtgtgaataatatcacagacagataagacatataagagccccacgtgtgactcctctagcggtatccacgcgcattagatcacgaacttgacacgatccgttaggtgctagcctcttggatcgacaaagccttGAAAGCACTACGATCTCTTCCGAACGAAGAAGTTGACGAGAGAAACTCGAAGAGAATCAATTCTCTTTTCGCATCTTTCCGAGGAtgactacttatagcctccaaggaatacgaagagttaagttctcaataaattcatcatttatgatcttcattaattaggaagatgaagagttataggctccataaattcttcatttataaccttcattatgataactcttcaaattcttcattaattatcattatgatgactcttcgaatcctccattaatcatcatgattatggttATTCGAATTctttcttctttgtatcaaataaatccatatttgatcttgatctcgactaacttctgataccattgttcatgtctacgtgctatgcgtgcaaccctctaggttttatacacgaaggcagtgtaaatccatacacagactagggtaaccgtctagcaacagtttttagccacccaacgcgataaaattaatatcggtcataaactataaaccacTATGAATcaattactgtgtaattcaatctcttcatctaagcctacatcccaattaattcgatatatcatgcatcattaccaaattaattgttttacttgatttccaagatataatagactcctcttgaatgataaatcattcctcccatggccatgcattttgagtcactaatatctctatcaagcggccaggatattaactcctaatccaagagagcgatgaatcctctattgactcaacactattctctctacgctttgtcatacacccaactaccgtattaatcataatccgattaaagactgcttttaacggcgtcaaagcacataactccacgcatagaataaatgaaggtctcaagtcaaaagatcagttacactcgttcataagaggaataaccaatgatgcttaatatatgatctcctcttgagcgggtcgtgtccagtgtacctctacaCGCAAGGCaccccccaagtacaacttggatatccatccctccgatctatctcgacctagtcatactcagcattgatttagatatccatgtcccctctagatatctatccaaTCAAGGAttattttcagattaatatatcgattaatctgtgggactttattattaatcatatacgtatagaaaagtaaataattaatgataaatttttgcctttattaaataattatccacaaaatacataaggagtgtcttggcacataagtgcacacactaataATAAGTTCCTACCTTCTTGCAATAAGTGCTTATTTGAAGTTTGGAAAGTTACCATGTACGACAAATATCAAATTATTTGAACAACTTAAAGCGAAGTGCTAAAAACCTTAAAACTATAACTTCTCTACTGGAGTATTTTCTTTCCGAATTGTTGTAGTTTGTAACTGAGAATATTTCTTAGCATTCTTCATGTAATATTCTTAAGCTTAATGTCACTATGCTATTTGTAGGCAAGGCAGGGGCATCCTGATAAAAACCAAAATGATCCTCTTGCAGCTCAAAATTTTCAGGTAAGTGCTATGTTTTAACCCAGAACTGAGTATTGTTGAAATTTCTTTAGCCAATAAATATTTACCAGTTAGATTTTATTAGTTTTGGTTTGGTAGTgacatttgatatcttttctttttcaatcttctGTAAGTAACTTTGGCTTACATTTCAATATATCCTATTATTGATTGGCATAGCTCGTCTTTCATACTGCTAAAGGAGGAGAGGAGCTTCTTCCTTCCAAAAATGATTAGGAACTTAATAGGAGAGGAATTCAGCTCAATATATGCACAATTTGTGCTATTACATTTGCCCCCATGAGATTATGGGCGTGGAGCACCTTGTCCTCAGCAGGGCGTTTGCAAATCTGATGTATATTATTGACTCTGATATGTTGAGAGTATGTGGAGCTCATTCTATCAAACTGAGTAGCCACTTAGAGGGGGCACTCCACCACAATAAAAGAGCAACTTATGCCATCACACCTTTCCATGTGACCATTTAAGACTGTAGGCCTGCAACACCCTGGCTTCAACACATATAATTGCATATTTTTTGCTTGATGATTAGTGAAATCCTTGTGTTGTCTGCTCACCCCTTTGGACATTGAATCCATGAAAAGCTTCTCAAGCAAACATTGCAATGGACCACTTCTTAGGCTCCTTACTGTTCTCCAACCTT contains:
- the LOC122028767 gene encoding probable glucomannan 4-beta-mannosyltransferase 4 isoform X2; the encoded protein is MIPRILRSRFSFQGMVEIECKLWANKGINIYYEVRDNRKGYKAGALKLGMEHDYAKECEFVAIFDSDFQPEPDFLMKTIPFLVHNPSIALVQARWQFVNFSDCLMTRIQKLTLDYHFKVEQEAGSSTFAFFGFNGTAGVWRTSAINEAGGWKDRTTVEDMDLAVRATLRGWKLLYVGDVKVKSELPSTFKAYRYQQHRWSCGAAYLFRKMAIEILKAKEVSLWKKFHLTYSFFFVRKIVTHLVTFFLYCVVIPTSVLVPEATIPAWGVVYIPTTITILNAIRNPSSLHLIPFWILFENVMAMHRMKATIIGLLEAGTFDEWIVTDKLGETLKDKTRIPLLEKASTTLSDRLNLPELGFAAFLFLCACYNLAYGQNYYYGYIYVQAVAFLVVGCGYVGTFITNP
- the LOC122028767 gene encoding probable glucomannan 4-beta-mannosyltransferase 4 isoform X4 — protein: MVEIECKLWANKGINIYYEVRDNRKGYKAGALKLGMEHDYAKECEFVAIFDSDFQPEPDFLMKTIPFLVHNPSIALVQARWQFVNFSDCLMTRIQKLTLDYHFKVEQEAGSSTFAFFGFNGTAGVWRTSAINEAGGWKDRTTVEDMDLAVRATLRGWKLLYVGDVKVKSELPSTFKAYRYQQHRWSCGAAYLFRKMAIEILKAKEVSLWKKFHLTYSFFFVRKIVTHLVTFFLYCVVIPTSVLVPEATIPAWGVVYIPTTITILNAIRNPSSLHLIPFWILFENVMAMHRMKATIIGLLEAGTFDEWIVTDKLGETLKDKTRIPLLEKASTTLSDRLNLPELGFAAFLFLCACYNLAYGQNYYYGYIYVQAVAFLVVGCGYVGTFITNP
- the LOC122029456 gene encoding uncharacterized J domain-containing protein C4H3.01-like, which encodes FTPSHTRGAGVRGPLGGGTRLLQLVSVFTEEKTPQTSCCWHRRRGERERIWEVKELDFGLSTTGRKIYIFCCRSNPIAGVDSPTADVLGVSPSATEAEIKKVYYVKARQGHPDKNQNDPLAAQNFQALATPNNQALGEAYQVLSDPTQRQAYDAYGKSGISTDAIIDPAAIFAMLFGSELFEGYIGQLAMASMTSLDIFVEGHSKRKRGETCRRTEKLIPPVCSRKHR